The DNA window AGGCTTCTCTTGGTTTATTGAGTGCAGCGATTAAAGGAGATTTGCCGCAAGTGCAAAAGGAATTGCAAGATGGTGTGGATATTAACGCTGGCGATGAACAAGGAAATACTGCTTTACATTTTGCGACCATGAAAAGCAATTTTGAATTGACTAAGTTCTTGTTAGAGAAGGGTGCCAATATAAACCAGAAAGATGGAAACGGTGACACACCTCTTGCGAATGCATCCTCTGTTGGTAATATGGATTTAGTCAAATTCCTAATTGAAAAAGGAGCCGAGGTAGATTCAAAAAATCAAACTGGTTGGACTCCTCTTCGTTGGGCGTCTAATGAGGGTTATCTTCCTATTGTAAATTATCTTCTAGAGAAAGGAGCGGATAATACTCCCTTATACTTAGCAGATAGATATTTTGTAGAAGCCGCGAAGGATGGCAATTTAGAAGAGATGCAAAAATACTTGAGACGTGGTGCTAGTATTGATGCTGTAGACGAAGAGGGATTTACAGCAATCCTTTATGTTACAAAGAATTCCTCTCTGCATCTAACGGACAAGTCTAGAACGGACAGTTTAGAGATAGTGAAATTTCTTTTAGAAAAAGGAGCGAGTTTTAACGATAGAAGCCCTGCTGGTATTACACCTCTCCTCTATGCAATTGAAAATGATTACTCTCGAGTCATTGATTATCTGATAGAGAAAAATGCGAACTTAGAAGACGGGGATGCAAATGGAAATACAAGTCTCATGATTGCGACGAGAACTGGAAATGTAAAACTAGTCTCTTTTCTCTTAAGTAAAAAAGCAGATGTCAATGCAAGAAACGAGATTGGACAATCTGCATTTCATCTGGCAAGTCTCACTGGTAAGTTAGAAATTTTAAAACTACTTAAATCAGCAAAAGTGGAAATTGATTCTGAGGATAATAGCAAAAATACTCCCTTACTACTCGCTTCCCGCGAAGGCAATGAAAACGTAGTAAAATTCTTACTTGAATCCGGGGCAAAGATCAATCATAAAAACGAACACAATAATACTGCTTTAATGTTCGCAGCGCAAAATGGACATTTACCGGTAGTAAAACTTCTTACCGTATCGGGAGCAGATAGAACGATTGAATCTAGTTATTATCCATATGGAACTGCTCTAATATTAGCCAACAGAAATAAGCATCAAAAAGTAGCAGAGTATCTGCAGTCTATGGATAGTGTAACTCCTAAGACAACGACTAAGGCAGCAACTACAAATCCTACTTTAGAAAATAATAAAATAGAAGATCTAATCAAAATCCAAGCTCTTCTAAAAGAGCAAGTCAAGGGTAAAAACAAAGATGGATTTACTGCTTTGCATTGGGCATGTAGTAATGGGAATGTGGAAATGGTAAAATTTTTACTCTTACCAGAGGCTGTAAATGAAAAAGATAAAAACGGCTACACTCCATTACACTTTGCAGTTCAGTCAGGCAAATTGGATATAGTAAAGTATTTACTACAAAATGGTGCCAATAAAAAAGCAAAGGATAGTAAAGGCAAAACCCCACTCGATCTATCTACTGAGAAACTAAAAGCAACGCTAATTAAGACATTTAATACAACTAAAGTATCTCCTCCTGTTAAACTTTCGCCTAAGAATGATAAGCCGCAAGCAGAAAAAACCAAGGTAAAAGAAACAAATGACTTGGAAGATGACGAAGACGATGAGGAAATCCTGGAAGACTAAAGATTTGCCAAAGAGGGTATTGGATTGTCTCATTTTTTCTCTGTGCCTTATTGCCTTTGTGGCAATCATTGATGCTGATTAGTTGTCAATTTTGTTTATGGAAAAGGTTTTACTATTTACAAAAAAGGAATACTCTGTATCAATGAGTGACTATGAATTTTCTAATGACAAAGATTATAAGCAACATACTTTTGTTTTTATTCTTTGCCTTAGTGTCTATTCAAGTTAGCGCAAAAGAATTTGACATCCAAGTAATTGATGTAACGAAAGAAATGGAAGACTTGAATACTCCACCAAAGGAAGAGCATACCTGGTGGGTAACATCAAATGAAATTAATCCAGAGGTTTACACAAAGTATCTGCTGAACCAATTCAAAGATAAAGATAAACAAGATGAAGCGTGGAAACCCGCTCTTGTTCCCGGAAATCCGATAGGCGAAAAGCTTGTCTCGGTAGATACACAGATTATTTGGTATCTAAAGGTATTCACTCTTCACAATATTCCTGACGAAGATCAAATTCTCTATCTCAAAAGAATTTCCGATAGAGATGAAACCTATCTCAATGGAGTCTTGATTGGTAAAACGGGAGATTGGGATTCTGATAAAGCGCAGGGTTATGATAAGAGTAGACTCTATAAGATTCCCAAAGAAACTCTAAAGATTAATTCGCCTAACGTTCTTCTTATACGTGTTCGTAAATACTTCCGTGATAGTGTTGGCGTATGGGGAGAGAATGTTTTTCTTGGTGGAAGTAAGGCAGTTTTAAGGGATTATTATTTTTCCATTTTAAAGCCTGTTATTTTTTTGATTTGCTATTTTACAGTGGGGGCTTATTTCATTTTTCTCTTCCTGCGTCGTCGTAAGGATAGAGAGAATTTTTATTTTGGAATGTTTGCTATTTTGTTTGTAGTATATCAGCTTCTTCGTAGTCAATGGAGGTTTGAATTTGGATATAGCTATTATGCTTACAAGAAAACAGAGTATGCAATTTTAATGCTTCTCTTTCCGGCGTTGTATTTATTCTTCCGTTATTACTTCGTAAGAACAGAAAATAAGTTTATCCGATATTTTCACTACTTTAATTTAATCCCAATTACTATTTTAGTTTCGATTTTCGGCTACATATTATTTACCTCTGATATTAATTTATGGAATGATTTTTTAAATCAATTAGTGCTTCCTTTTCTTTATCCACCGCTTATTTTTCTTATTTTCGTTATTATTATCTATAATGGTTTTATTAAAAATAGCATTGATGCAAAAATCATGTTTACCGGTTGGATGATTCTAATCGCGGGTATGATAAGTGACATTCTTGTTCACTTAGAAGTGATTCGTTTTGAAAGAACTTTAGAATACAGCTTCTTTGTCTTTATTTTGAGTCTTGCCTTTATTCTTTCTAATCGATTTGTGAGAGTTCATCAGGAAGTAGAAGACTTGAATTTGAACTTAGAGAAAAAAGTAATTCATAGAACAGAAGAATTACAAACTGCTCTTACAAAAGTAAATGAATTAAAGCTCAGTCAAGATGGTGATTATTTTTTAACTTATTTGTTATTGGAGCCGTTATGCGTGAAAGCCGTTACAAATCAAAATATAAAAGTAGATTTTTTGATTAGTCAGAAAAAGAAATTTGTATTTCATAAGAACAACCATGAGATTGGGGGAGATACTTGTATTGCGCACAGTATTTTCCTTCAGCATAGACCTGTCACTGTTTTCTTAAATGCAGATGCAATGGGTAAGTCTATGCAAGGTGCCGGCGGAGTTCTAGTTCTCAATTCTATTTTTGAAAGCATTGTGAAACGAACTTCATTGCAACCCGGCTTTGCCGAACAATCAGCAGAAAGTTGGCTTACGAATGCGTTTATCGAACTGCATAATGTGTTTATTATGTTTGAAGGTTCGATGATGATTTCTCTCAACATGGGAATCATTGATGATGCATCCGGTCGAATGGTTTATGTCAATGCAGAGCATCCTGCGATTGTTTTGTTTCGAGATGAGAATACCAGTTTTCTTCCTTTACTTGAGATGAATTGTAAATTAGGGTCACCGCTTATGGAAGAAAGGGTTCATATCAATTCTTTTTTATTGGCGGATAAGGATGTTTTGCTTCTTGGCTCAGATGGACGAGATGATATAATACTCTCAAGCGGAGAGATGAACAATGATTATGATTTATTTCTCACTCATGTAAAGAATGCAAGGACTGATTTAAAAAAGATATTCACTGAGATTTTAAAAACTGGAGAGATATACGATGATTTGTCGCTCTTACGCATTGAATACAATAAATTTTAACGGAGTCTAAAATGGAAAAGTATCGAAAGAATGTTGGTGTAGTAGTATTTAATGCAAAAGGACTTGTTCTTTTGGGAAATAGAATTCCCCATCGAAGTTCCTGGCAGTTTCCGCAAGGGGGAATGGATGATAATGAAGATCCGTTAGTCGCCGCTAAGAGAGAACTTTACGAGGAAGTTGGAATTGATAATGCAGAGTTCGTATATGAAGTGTCTGATTGGTTGAGTTATGACTTTCCGGCAAATTTAGATTTACCTCATATGAAAGGATTTAAAGGACAGACTCAAAAATGGTTTCTTGCGTATTGGGATTATCCTGCTTCTAATTGTAAATTAGATTTGCATGAGAGAGAATTTGAGACAGTTCAATTCTTTCCACTCAAGAACGCGGCAAATACAATCGTAGATTTTAAAAAAGAAATCTATAAGAAGCTAATTGAGATTTTGCGTCCGGAAATTGATAGATATCTAAAGAATCGCAATGAAACCAGATGAACTAGCAGAATTCTATTCTAAAGTATCGCAGATGAATTCTCCTGAGAATTTGTTTGGAGAGCTAAGTGGTAATACTAAGATTGAAACACTTCAATCTCTAAATGAAATATACAAAGAGCTAATTAAGAAATTTCATCCCGATAAGTATTCTCTTGCTGATGCGTATACTCGCTATTTGGCTGGTGAGATCAGTGGGATCATAAATGATTTCAATTCACAGGCAAAAAAACAAATAGAACTAGAGACGTATGGCAAAGGAATTTCTTCTTCGGCAAATGAAGTTTCATTCGAAATCAAAACGAAGCTTAGAGTCTATCGTATCTTTGAGCATTTCATGGAAGCAGATTATGCAAATCTTTTTAGAGGTGAGTTTAGGACATCTAAGTCAGGTGTCGAAAGAGTCTGTGTAAAAATCATTCGTGATAGAGCCGATAACGATTTAATTCGAAGAGAAATTCAGATTCTAAAATCGATTCAACATAAATCACTGCCTGTATTCTTTGACGAGTTTAGAACTACAGAAGGAGAATTGGGACTCATTGAACGATTTATTGAAGGTCACGATTTATTCAGTATTCTAGAAAAATATCCAAATGGACTTCCGGTCGAGCATGTATGCTGGATTATGGAGAGGCTACTCAGTGTTCTAGGCTTTTTGCACTATAATAAAATTATCCACGCAAATATTGAACCGGGCAATATCATTGTTAGACCGGAAGATCACAATGTATTCTTGATTGATTTTTTATTTGCTATTCCAAATGCAAATACAACGAATGAAACATACGGTTGTTTGAATGAGCCTTACAGTGCACCAGAAGTGAAACTTAAAAAAAGACCCATTCCTGCTTCTGATATTTATTCTATCGGCAAATCCATGTTATTCCTTCTTGGGGGAGATGTGGATAATAAGAAGTTTCCTTCGCATGTAGATAAACGGATCTCTTCTTTTCTTGCTGAATTGATAGAACCAAGTCCCCTCAGGAGAGCGAAGGATGCATGGATTTTATGGCATCGCCTGTCTAATCTGCGAGAAGAAGTCTTTGGAGCGAGGCATCAATTTTTAGAATTAGAGTTATGAAATCATAAAAAGGAATGGAAATAAATTGACTAAATTATTAGTCTGTTAAATTGCTATGACAGAAATTGCATTAGGAATTAATCGAAAGAAACAAAAACCATACAATACTATGATTTTATGCCATTCTGCTTTAGAGCGAAGGCTCTTAGAGCAATACTTTCGCATCGCTGAATTCAAAGTAATTGATGCAGATGAAAAACTGATTTCTTTTTTTGAAGGGAATGTTGCAGATAAGCCAAAGCCAGCCAAAGAGAAAGCAGAAACTGAGATAGAAACAGATGAAACTGAAATAGAGGAAGATGAATTTAGCGAAGAGGAGATTAAAATAAACGAAATTCTTCTCTCCTTTGAAAAGATAGACATTCTTTTGATTGATTATAAACCCGATTCCAATGCGTTAGTTCTTATACAAAAAATTCATCAGATGTATTCTAAAATGATAGTCATTCTCATGATTGATTCAATTAAAAAAGACTTAATTGAAAATATCTTGCAGACAAAGGCAAATGCCTATTTGGTGAAACCAATTTCTAAAAATGTAATCTATGATAAATTGAAGATCATACTAAAGAGAGATGATTTGACTCAAAAAGTTGTAATCGGATACAAACCGAAAGGAGTCAATTTTCAGGAAATGCATATTCCTCCACTGCCCACAGTTCTAAATAAAGTAATTTTATTTGACACAGAAAAAATGGGCGGAAGCGAAGAGCTAGAAAATATAATTGCCCCGGATAAATCTCTAAGTGCGGATCTAATGAGAGTAGCCAATTCTGCCTATTATGGTAGAGCAGGTAGTATCAATACACTGCGAGACGCCATTACCCTTATGGGGCTCAAGACAATTAATAATATTGTTTTGGTAAAGTTTAGACAGAGATATACGGCTAAGCTTCGTCATCCGCTTTATAAAAAATACTTAGAAGAGTTTCCAATTTTAATTGGACTCATTGCTCTTGACTTAAGTGCACCTCTCAACTTGAAACCATTGAATAAGGAAATATTTATTCATTCCATTCTAATGAAAATTGGAATGACAATGCTTGCACTCAATGAGCCAGAAAAATATTTACATGTATTGGACCAATACGGAAATGGAGCAAGAACTCTAGTCAGTATAGAAAGGGAAGAGTTTAATACGGATTATGTGCAAATAGGTTTAAAAGTCTTTAAAACATGGCATTTTCCTAAGTCTATGTCAGATTTAGTGGCGGATCAAGAATTTTTTGTAGCGGATATTAATAAAGTAGGGGATTTAGATAGACTTCTTCGCTTATCCGAAATCTTTGCTCTACGTCTAATAGGTCGTAGACTCATGAAAGAGGAAATTGAATTAGTGAGTGCGATTCTAAAATTCTATCATGTGAAAGAGAATATTACTGACCTGTTCAACCAAGATTATTATCACCATATCCAGAACCATCCTTTCTTTGAACTTTTATAAAACTAGTAACTCATTTTTGGCTAGAGAATTCAACTGTGAACCTTTAAATCAAAGTAAAAATATTAGAAAGATATAATGGGTTATTAAAGCTAATAGCCTGCGGCAGCAAACCCACCGTTAGGTGTAAAACCCACCTTCAGCGCTGGGCACGCTGGCACTCACCTTGCGTAAGGTGAGTTTTCCGTTTCTATCTCGATTGAAATGTCCGCTTTGGAATTCTTTTCCTTGTAAGAAATTCTTCTTCTTTCCTTTACATCCAGGCGTGTATCCTGTCGTCCGATCCTTCGATCTTTTAAATCATGAACATTGAGTGGCTCACCATTTCTGAGTCGATCGTATAGAATCCAAAATCTAAAAGAAGGAATGCGGCATTCCTCATCGAGACAGAGCGCACTTCGAATTCCGCGCACATAATACATTTCTACATATCCTTTGTTCTTTGCGGGTATCTTTCCTCGATATTCACAATGAAAAAAATCTTTTACAATTTCGTATGTTGATTTAGAAATGTTTACCATTTCAGGAGTGCCACTTGCTTCCATTCGTGACGCAATATTAACAGTATCTCCCCAGACATCATAGGCAAATTTCTTCTCTCCAATCACGCCAGCGATTAAGGAGCCTGTGTGGATACCCAGGCGTAACTCCCAAAAAGGAAGATCCATGGATAGTCTTAATTTTTTTGCTTCGTTCATGACTGCTTGAATTTCTAAGGCAGCGAGAATTGCATCTACTGGATGTGTATTATTGATAATAGGAATTCCTCCGGCGCACATATAGCTATCGCCTATCGTTTTTAATTTTTCCAACTTAAATCTATCCATGAGAGAATCAAAATAGGAGAAGCAGCTATCAAGTTCGTTGATCAATTCATTTGGAGTCATCGTCTCTGCAATTTGTGTAAAGCCTTTGAAATCAGTAAACATTACGGAAACTGACTTGTAATGAACCGGAGCAGTTGAACCATTTTCTCTTAGCTCTCTGGCTATTTCTTCCGGGAGGATATTAAGTAGTAGCTGGTCGGATTTAATTTTCTCTTGCTCCATTTCTTTTTGCGCCATCAGTGCAATCTTTTCTGCGATCTCAGCGTCTCGCTTTGCTTCTTGCATTTCTTCTACTAGATGTGCGTTGAAGATGACTCCTGCAATTTGATCTGCAAAGCGCATTAATTTTTTAATATCTTCACTTTGTATTTCAATGATTTTATCCTGGACTGTGAGATTTAAAATTCCAATTACTTCGTCTTGTAGAATCAGTGGAATTTGTAACATGGATTGAAGGTTGCCTTTTCGTTGAATCTCGAAATCAGTTCGTCTCAATTTATATTGTTCGCCATTGTAAACATTGGTTACTGTTCTCTTGAAATTGTAAGCATTGGAGAAATAAAATGGGACACGATTTTTATAGGTTTGATAAATGACACCAAGGGATTCATTTATTTTTTTTCTAAAATGACTGAAGTAGTCGAAGTCCAATTTCTCAGGAGAACCGAAAATGGAAAGTGTTGAGTCGGAAAAAACTTGATTCTTCTTTTTATTTACCAGCAGTATCCATACAATATCAAAACCGGTTCGTTCGCAAATATAAGTATAGATTTCTTTTAAGATTGTAGCGGTGTCTATCGTCGAATTGATAATGCGTGTAAATTCATTTAGTTTTTCTAATTCTGCTTGCTGCTCTAATACTTTTGCTTCTACTCTGCGCTGCTCTGTAATGTCATCATACAAAGCGAGGTAATTTATTGTATTTCCTGCTTTATCAAAGATGGGTGAAATAACAGCATTTTCAATGTATTCATCGCCATTTTTTTTTCTATTGATGAACTCTCCTCTCCAAGTCTTTCCGTTTAGAATCGTAGACCAAAGTTCTTTGTATACTTTTGGGTCTGTTTTTCCTGACTTCAAAGCACTTGAATTCATTCCAAGGGCTTCTTCTGCGGTATATCCAGTTAGTTCAGTAAACTTGGCATTCGAATACTCAATATTACCCCCTAAATCAGTTATTACCATGGCTGCTGGATTTTGCTCAATCACGATGGATAGCCTCTGGTCTTCTGGAAAGTAACTTTTTTTATTGAGGTTTTTTGTTTTCATTTCAGTTTGCCTTAGGTCGCATTTAGGAATAATAAACCTGCTGGTAGAGTAATTTCCAGATTGTATGTAAACTCTCATTGCTTTAAAGGAATAGTGGAGTAAATGTAAACCCAATTTTCTTTTTTGTCAATAGGCAAATTTGGTTTTTTAAAAAAATCCACTCTTGTTAAATAAGATTTTTTTTTATTATATATAGAGATTCTAAAAAAATGGATTTGTTTTTTTTGATTGCAAAGAATAAAGAAACTGTTATACTACTCGCAAAATTTATGAATATAATTCAAACTCAAATTCAATTTAGCCCAGTCTTAATTCGGAAAGCAATTAGGTTTATTCGGAATTCTATTCTTCTGTCTTTTCTTTTTTGTTTGCATTGCGATCCTGCCAAGTATGAAAATCCCTGTTCTCCAAATTCGAGTTACTTCCAAAGGACATTTCAATTAAAAATAATCTTAGGG is part of the Leptospiraceae bacterium genome and encodes:
- a CDS encoding protein kinase family protein, with translation MKPDELAEFYSKVSQMNSPENLFGELSGNTKIETLQSLNEIYKELIKKFHPDKYSLADAYTRYLAGEISGIINDFNSQAKKQIELETYGKGISSSANEVSFEIKTKLRVYRIFEHFMEADYANLFRGEFRTSKSGVERVCVKIIRDRADNDLIRREIQILKSIQHKSLPVFFDEFRTTEGELGLIERFIEGHDLFSILEKYPNGLPVEHVCWIMERLLSVLGFLHYNKIIHANIEPGNIIVRPEDHNVFLIDFLFAIPNANTTNETYGCLNEPYSAPEVKLKKRPIPASDIYSIGKSMLFLLGGDVDNKKFPSHVDKRISSFLAELIEPSPLRRAKDAWILWHRLSNLREEVFGARHQFLELEL
- a CDS encoding RNA pyrophosphohydrolase — encoded protein: MEKYRKNVGVVVFNAKGLVLLGNRIPHRSSWQFPQGGMDDNEDPLVAAKRELYEEVGIDNAEFVYEVSDWLSYDFPANLDLPHMKGFKGQTQKWFLAYWDYPASNCKLDLHEREFETVQFFPLKNAANTIVDFKKEIYKKLIEILRPEIDRYLKNRNETR
- a CDS encoding PAS domain S-box protein; translated protein: MKTKNLNKKSYFPEDQRLSIVIEQNPAAMVITDLGGNIEYSNAKFTELTGYTAEEALGMNSSALKSGKTDPKVYKELWSTILNGKTWRGEFINRKKNGDEYIENAVISPIFDKAGNTINYLALYDDITEQRRVEAKVLEQQAELEKLNEFTRIINSTIDTATILKEIYTYICERTGFDIVWILLVNKKKNQVFSDSTLSIFGSPEKLDFDYFSHFRKKINESLGVIYQTYKNRVPFYFSNAYNFKRTVTNVYNGEQYKLRRTDFEIQRKGNLQSMLQIPLILQDEVIGILNLTVQDKIIEIQSEDIKKLMRFADQIAGVIFNAHLVEEMQEAKRDAEIAEKIALMAQKEMEQEKIKSDQLLLNILPEEIARELRENGSTAPVHYKSVSVMFTDFKGFTQIAETMTPNELINELDSCFSYFDSLMDRFKLEKLKTIGDSYMCAGGIPIINNTHPVDAILAALEIQAVMNEAKKLRLSMDLPFWELRLGIHTGSLIAGVIGEKKFAYDVWGDTVNIASRMEASGTPEMVNISKSTYEIVKDFFHCEYRGKIPAKNKGYVEMYYVRGIRSALCLDEECRIPSFRFWILYDRLRNGEPLNVHDLKDRRIGRQDTRLDVKERRRISYKEKNSKADISIEIETENSPYAR
- a CDS encoding ankyrin repeat domain-containing protein — translated: MKSIYLILILILSQSFLQAKTDEASLGLLSAAIKGDLPQVQKELQDGVDINAGDEQGNTALHFATMKSNFELTKFLLEKGANINQKDGNGDTPLANASSVGNMDLVKFLIEKGAEVDSKNQTGWTPLRWASNEGYLPIVNYLLEKGADNTPLYLADRYFVEAAKDGNLEEMQKYLRRGASIDAVDEEGFTAILYVTKNSSLHLTDKSRTDSLEIVKFLLEKGASFNDRSPAGITPLLYAIENDYSRVIDYLIEKNANLEDGDANGNTSLMIATRTGNVKLVSFLLSKKADVNARNEIGQSAFHLASLTGKLEILKLLKSAKVEIDSEDNSKNTPLLLASREGNENVVKFLLESGAKINHKNEHNNTALMFAAQNGHLPVVKLLTVSGADRTIESSYYPYGTALILANRNKHQKVAEYLQSMDSVTPKTTTKAATTNPTLENNKIEDLIKIQALLKEQVKGKNKDGFTALHWACSNGNVEMVKFLLLPEAVNEKDKNGYTPLHFAVQSGKLDIVKYLLQNGANKKAKDSKGKTPLDLSTEKLKATLIKTFNTTKVSPPVKLSPKNDKPQAEKTKVKETNDLEDDEDDEEILED
- a CDS encoding SpoIIE family protein phosphatase; the protein is MNFLMTKIISNILLFLFFALVSIQVSAKEFDIQVIDVTKEMEDLNTPPKEEHTWWVTSNEINPEVYTKYLLNQFKDKDKQDEAWKPALVPGNPIGEKLVSVDTQIIWYLKVFTLHNIPDEDQILYLKRISDRDETYLNGVLIGKTGDWDSDKAQGYDKSRLYKIPKETLKINSPNVLLIRVRKYFRDSVGVWGENVFLGGSKAVLRDYYFSILKPVIFLICYFTVGAYFIFLFLRRRKDRENFYFGMFAILFVVYQLLRSQWRFEFGYSYYAYKKTEYAILMLLFPALYLFFRYYFVRTENKFIRYFHYFNLIPITILVSIFGYILFTSDINLWNDFLNQLVLPFLYPPLIFLIFVIIIYNGFIKNSIDAKIMFTGWMILIAGMISDILVHLEVIRFERTLEYSFFVFILSLAFILSNRFVRVHQEVEDLNLNLEKKVIHRTEELQTALTKVNELKLSQDGDYFLTYLLLEPLCVKAVTNQNIKVDFLISQKKKFVFHKNNHEIGGDTCIAHSIFLQHRPVTVFLNADAMGKSMQGAGGVLVLNSIFESIVKRTSLQPGFAEQSAESWLTNAFIELHNVFIMFEGSMMISLNMGIIDDASGRMVYVNAEHPAIVLFRDENTSFLPLLEMNCKLGSPLMEERVHINSFLLADKDVLLLGSDGRDDIILSSGEMNNDYDLFLTHVKNARTDLKKIFTEILKTGEIYDDLSLLRIEYNKF
- a CDS encoding HDOD domain-containing protein, which translates into the protein MTEIALGINRKKQKPYNTMILCHSALERRLLEQYFRIAEFKVIDADEKLISFFEGNVADKPKPAKEKAETEIETDETEIEEDEFSEEEIKINEILLSFEKIDILLIDYKPDSNALVLIQKIHQMYSKMIVILMIDSIKKDLIENILQTKANAYLVKPISKNVIYDKLKIILKRDDLTQKVVIGYKPKGVNFQEMHIPPLPTVLNKVILFDTEKMGGSEELENIIAPDKSLSADLMRVANSAYYGRAGSINTLRDAITLMGLKTINNIVLVKFRQRYTAKLRHPLYKKYLEEFPILIGLIALDLSAPLNLKPLNKEIFIHSILMKIGMTMLALNEPEKYLHVLDQYGNGARTLVSIEREEFNTDYVQIGLKVFKTWHFPKSMSDLVADQEFFVADINKVGDLDRLLRLSEIFALRLIGRRLMKEEIELVSAILKFYHVKENITDLFNQDYYHHIQNHPFFELL